The following nucleotide sequence is from Terriglobia bacterium.
ACGGCGTCCGCGGCGTTAATGAACGGCTGAATGAGTTCCATCCTCATTGTGCTTCTCCTGTTCCGGCGGCGGCAGATGCGACGGCGACGGCGTCTTCGCCCATGACGTACTTGATGACCTCGTAGAGAACCTCGGGCTTGACGGGTTTCTGCACGAAGTGGCGCGCGCCTTTTTGCAGGGCAGCGACAATGTTCTCCTGGTAGCCAACCGACGAGACCATGACGACGCGGGCGTGCGGATGCTGCCGAACGATGCGCTCGGCGGCCTCGATGCCCTCCATCTGTGGCATGGTGATATCCATGAGCACGATGTCGGGCGTGACCCGATCGTATTCGGTGATGGCGGTGCAGCCGTCACCGGCCTCGCCAGCCACCTGGCCGCCGAAGGTCTCGATCATGCGAGTCAGGTTCTTGCGCGCGAAGACGGAGTCGTCGACGACGAGATAGCTGACCGGTTGACGGTCCCTGGTTCTAAGAAGAGCGGGAAATTGCTCCATAACCTGTGTCCTCAGTTTCAAAACTTCCCTCAGGGGCTGAAGCCTCTGAGTTACTGCCCCTTCGTGGTGTAACTAATGTCGTGCACTTACCATTCATCCCAATCCGGCACGGCTGAAGCCATGCCCTTTCAAAGCACTTAAACCTTCGTCAGCACGCGCGAACGTTCGGCGCACTGGGCTACTAATGTGTTTGCCAAAGCGTCGAGTGGAACTACGCGCACGACCGAGCCACGATCAATCGCGGCGCGCGGCATTCCGTAAACGACGCAGGATTCCTCGTCCTGGGCGATGGTCATTCCGCCCATCTTCCTGATTTCGCCGAGAGCATCGGCACCATCTTCGCCCATCCCGGTCATGATGAGGCCAACGGCATCGCGGCCGAATTCATGGGCGACGGAGCGATAGAGGACATCGACAGATGGGCGATGCCCATTGATCTTCGGTTCCTCGGAGAGAACAACGATGTTGCCTAGAGGCATGCGTTTGACGCGCATGTGCCGGTTGCCGGGACAAATGAGCGCACGTCCTGCGAGCAGGAGATCGCCGGAAGCGGCTTCCTTAACGTCAATGGCGCAGCACTCATCCAGACGGCGCGCGAAAAGTTCGGTAAAGCCCTCCGGCATGTGCTGCACGACGACGATCGCGGCAGGGAAGTCTGCCGAGAGTTGCGAAAGCACATATTGAAGGGCGTTGGGGCCGCCGGTCGAGACGCCGATGGCGACGACGCGTCGCGCAGGCAGGCGCTTTTCCGGGGATTTCTTGTTGCGCCGACTAGTCGGGACCTCGGGTTGTGCTTTGGAAATTCGCGTTTCCGCCGCGACCTTGATCTTGTTGATGAGGTCAGTCGCGATGGCATCCATGTTCGCCGAGAGGGCGTCATGCGGCTTGGCGACGAAGTCGAAGGCCCCCAGCGCGAGAGCTTTAAACGTTGCGCTGGCGCCCTGGGTGGTGTGCGCGCTGACGACGATCACCGGAGTTCGGGACTGGCGCATGATGGCGCGGAGAGTCTCCATGCCGTCCATTCGCGGCATTTCGAGGTCGAGAGTGATGACGTGGGGTTGCAGTTCCTCGATCTTCTTTAGCGCGAATGCGCCGTCCATGGCGGTGCCGACAACGTGGATGGAACTGTCGCGCTCGATGATTTGCGGGATAAGCTTGCGCATCAGGGCGGAGTCGTCGACAACGAGAACGCGAAGCATTTCTTTGCTCATGCGGACGCTCCCACGGTGTTGCGTCCGCCGGAGTTGGCGCGACCAAGGCGCTCCACGACAGCGGTAAGGTTAAGAATGAGCACTACTGTTCCATCACCCAAGATTGAAGCTCCGCTAACCATTTCGGTGTCGACGTAATCGTCGTCAAGCGCCTTGATTACCAATTCTTCTTCGCCTACGAGGCGATCCACGATCAGGCCGAACTTTCTTTGGCCAAGCGAAACGACGACGATGAAGTGCCTGCGCTTGCAATTTACTGGTGGGGTTCCGATGCTCTGCAGACGAACGAGCGTGAGCACTTCATCCCGAAGCTGCATGACTTCGTGGCGGTCGACGATATGAATGTCGGGATCGGAGACGCGCGTGATTTCGAGCACGGAGGTCAAAGGAATCGCATATAGGCGTTCGCCGACGCGGAAGAGGAGGGCCTTGATGATCGCGAGAGTCAGCGGCAGGTGGAGACGGAACGTCGTGCCTTTGCCTAGCTCGGAGTGAATGCTGACGGAGCCCTTCAGGCGCTCCATGCAAGCCTTGACAATGTCCATGCCAACGCCCCGGCCGGAGACTTCGGTGACGA
It contains:
- a CDS encoding response regulator; translated protein: MEQFPALLRTRDRQPVSYLVVDDSVFARKNLTRMIETFGGQVAGEAGDGCTAITEYDRVTPDIVLMDITMPQMEGIEAAERIVRQHPHARVVMVSSVGYQENIVAALQKGARHFVQKPVKPEVLYEVIKYVMGEDAVAVASAAAGTGEAQ
- a CDS encoding chemotaxis response regulator protein-glutamate methylesterase, with translation MSKEMLRVLVVDDSALMRKLIPQIIERDSSIHVVGTAMDGAFALKKIEELQPHVITLDLEMPRMDGMETLRAIMRQSRTPVIVVSAHTTQGASATFKALALGAFDFVAKPHDALSANMDAIATDLINKIKVAAETRISKAQPEVPTSRRNKKSPEKRLPARRVVAIGVSTGGPNALQYVLSQLSADFPAAIVVVQHMPEGFTELFARRLDECCAIDVKEAASGDLLLAGRALICPGNRHMRVKRMPLGNIVVLSEEPKINGHRPSVDVLYRSVAHEFGRDAVGLIMTGMGEDGADALGEIRKMGGMTIAQDEESCVVYGMPRAAIDRGSVVRVVPLDALANTLVAQCAERSRVLTKV